In Dermacentor variabilis isolate Ectoservices chromosome 11, ASM5094787v1, whole genome shotgun sequence, one genomic interval encodes:
- the LOC142564177 gene encoding uncharacterized protein LOC142564177, translated as MFRSASMNLGAVALPGCQAILCFINIVLQLVSLPPSYWGTYIAKTDQGAILERGHFGLWYVCSQRVPFFFEDCEAPITYLRLTGLSTAAGALAIIHLLILFGALPLIVIRLVQSIRNIEDGCLDVRFLCLAKTTVTVVALILAVIVVILGSMGTDQPAYYEVQQGWAFWVQVVILIIDIFLVLVGALENIQLWKLQNMQEAANTGTSSYQDDFSETYSNPGFGRQPVYDVQQRAYDTELPAPPPSPPAELEDSDFNGSTAGLPPPPPLPPPGDNDNGYPEPDAGSRNGADLTYQNPTFEDSSPSTQRRTANNEPRYGNL; from the exons ATGTTTAGGAGTGCCAGCATGAACCTGGGCGCAGTGGCGTTGCCGGGATGCCAGGCCATCCTGTGCTTCATCAACATTGTCCTGCAGCTGGTCTCGCTGCCTCCGTCCTACTGGGGAACCTACATTGCAAAGACTGATCAAG GAGCCATTCTCGAGCGTGGCCACTTCGGATTGTGGTACGTCTGCAGCCAGCGCGTGCCGTTCTTCTTTGAGGACTGCGAGGCTCCCATCACGTACCTGAGGCTGACCGGACTCAGCACGGCCGCCGGAGCATTGGCCATCATTCACCTGCTCATACTGTTCGGAGCTCTACCGCTCATCGTCATACGCTTGGTCCAGTCTATTCGAAACATCGAAGACGGGTGCCTTGATGTGCGGTTCCTGTGTTTGGCCAAGACTACTGTCACTGTTGTTGCAT TGATCCTTGCGGTGATTGTGGTAATCCTTGGCAGCATGGGCACAGATCAGCCAGCCTACTATGAAGTGCAGCAAGGATGGGCATTCTGGGTTCAG GTTGTCATTCTGATCATCGACATCTTCCTTGTGCTGGTTGGTGCACTGGAGAACATTCAACTTTGGAAGCTGCAGAACATGCAAGAAGCGGCAAACACAGGGACGAGCAGCTACCAGGACGACTTTTCCGAGACGTACAGTAATCCCGGCTTTGGCCGACAACCCGTGTACGATGTGCAGCAACGTGCATACGACACCGAGCTTCCAGCACCTCCACCTTCTCCACCCGCAGAGTTGGAGGACTCGGACTTCAACGGATCGACGGCCGGATTGCCACCACCACCTCCCCTTCCGCCGCCAGGCGACAACGATAATGGGTACCCGGAACCAGACGCTGGTTCCAGGAATGGTGCCGACCTGACCTATCAGAATCCCACATTTGAGGACAGCTCACCGAGCACTCAGAGGAGGACTGCCAACAATGAACCGCGCTACGGCAACCTCTGA